Proteins from one Nitrobacteraceae bacterium AZCC 2146 genomic window:
- a CDS encoding dienelactone hydrolase (product_source=COG0412; cath_funfam=3.40.50.1820; cleavage_site_network=SignalP-noTM; cog=COG0412; pfam=PF00326; superfamily=53474) — translation MKLVKAFCVWAAFCGLWWPAAAQTRLGAQATESSPDRRQLWLVPSPDPNTAARAILFRPIGEGPFPLAVIAHASTQNALRRAQMPQPDYRALAAWWVARGYAVLVPERPGHGGTGRYLEDQGGCDDATYLRSGHATADSIAAALDYMRTQPFVRGNGTVIVGHSAGAWGALALAGKNPQGVSAIVAFAPGRGGHANDRPNQVCAPQNLIAAASAFGKDAHAPVIWLVARNDSYFSPALSRQLADAFRDGGDKVDFRVLPEFRSEGHWLAESDGGDDIYGATLDSALKAITARPGPGKKR, via the coding sequence ATGAAATTGGTCAAAGCGTTTTGCGTGTGGGCGGCGTTTTGCGGCCTGTGGTGGCCTGCCGCGGCGCAGACCCGTCTCGGCGCACAAGCAACCGAAAGCTCGCCAGACCGCCGACAACTCTGGCTGGTGCCCTCGCCCGATCCAAATACCGCCGCACGCGCGATCTTGTTCCGCCCCATCGGCGAAGGCCCGTTTCCACTCGCGGTGATCGCGCATGCCTCCACCCAGAACGCCTTGCGCCGGGCACAAATGCCGCAGCCGGACTATCGCGCACTGGCGGCGTGGTGGGTGGCGCGCGGCTATGCCGTACTGGTACCGGAACGGCCCGGGCATGGTGGCACCGGACGCTATCTCGAGGACCAGGGCGGCTGCGACGATGCCACTTATTTGCGGTCAGGCCACGCCACGGCGGATTCGATCGCCGCAGCGCTCGACTACATGCGCACGCAGCCTTTCGTGCGCGGCAACGGGACGGTGATCGTCGGCCATTCCGCCGGCGCCTGGGGTGCACTGGCACTCGCCGGCAAGAACCCGCAAGGCGTATCTGCGATCGTCGCCTTCGCGCCGGGCCGCGGCGGCCACGCCAATGACCGGCCGAACCAGGTCTGCGCGCCGCAAAACCTGATCGCTGCCGCATCCGCATTCGGCAAGGATGCGCATGCGCCAGTGATCTGGCTGGTGGCCCGCAATGACAGCTATTTTTCGCCGGCCCTGTCGCGACAACTCGCCGATGCGTTTCGCGACGGCGGCGACAAAGTGGATTTTCGCGTGCTGCCGGAGTTTCGCAGCGAAGGCCACTGGCTGGCGGAAAGCGACGGCGGCGACGATATCTACGGCGCGACGCTCGACAGCGCCCTGAAGGCGATCACCGCCCGGCCGGGACCGGGGAAAAAACGATGA
- a CDS encoding inorganic pyrophosphatase (product_source=KO:K01507; cath_funfam=3.90.80.10; cog=COG0221; ko=KO:K01507; pfam=PF00719; superfamily=50324), with product MRIDAVKLGVNPPHDVNVVIEVPVGGEPIKYEMDKDAGTLVVDRFLYTSMRYPGNYGFIPHTLSGDGDPCDVLVANTRAIAPGAVMSVRPVGVLLMEDEAGLDEKIIAVPSSKLTQRYDKVKNYSDLPEITLQQIQHFFEHYKDLEPGKWVKVVRWGDAADAHKLILEGIERAKAAKA from the coding sequence ATGCGTATTGACGCAGTAAAGCTTGGCGTCAACCCGCCGCATGACGTCAACGTCGTGATCGAGGTACCGGTTGGCGGCGAGCCCATCAAATACGAGATGGACAAGGACGCCGGCACACTGGTGGTCGATCGCTTCCTCTACACCTCGATGCGCTATCCCGGAAATTACGGCTTCATCCCGCACACGTTGTCCGGCGATGGCGACCCCTGCGACGTCCTGGTGGCCAACACCCGCGCCATCGCACCAGGCGCGGTGATGAGCGTGCGCCCCGTGGGCGTGCTGCTGATGGAAGACGAAGCCGGCCTCGATGAGAAGATCATTGCGGTGCCGTCGTCGAAGCTGACGCAGCGCTACGACAAGGTGAAGAACTACAGCGACCTGCCCGAAATCACGCTGCAGCAGATCCAGCACTTCTTCGAGCACTACAAGGATCTCGAGCCCGGCAAGTGGGTCAAGGTGGTGCGCTGGGGCGATGCCGCCGACGCGCACAAGCTGATCCTCGAAGGCATCGAACGCGCCAAGGCCGCGAAGGCCTAA
- a CDS encoding ribosomal protein S18 acetylase RimI-like enzyme (product_source=COG0456; cath_funfam=3.40.630.30; cog=COG0456; pfam=PF00583; superfamily=55729), translating into MSTTLIEVRPAKAADASAVASTHDEAWRSAYQGLIPGPELEKLINRRGPQWWDSAIRKGSRVSVLCFGDKVAGYANYGRNRARSLHFEGEIYELYLRPEFQGLGFGRRLFTSAKRDLLQSGLKSMVIWALSDNEGATEFYRALGGRMVARSSERFGPKSLDKVAFAWTN; encoded by the coding sequence ATGAGCACAACCCTGATCGAGGTTCGACCGGCCAAAGCTGCGGATGCGTCCGCGGTGGCGTCCACCCATGACGAAGCCTGGCGGTCGGCCTATCAAGGTCTGATCCCCGGCCCGGAACTGGAAAAGCTGATCAACCGCCGTGGCCCGCAATGGTGGGATTCAGCGATTCGCAAGGGCAGCCGCGTCAGTGTGCTGTGTTTCGGCGACAAGGTCGCCGGCTATGCCAATTACGGTCGCAACCGCGCCCGCAGCCTGCATTTTGAAGGCGAAATCTACGAGCTCTATCTGCGGCCCGAGTTCCAGGGCCTCGGTTTCGGCCGCCGTCTGTTCACCTCCGCCAAGCGCGATCTCTTGCAGAGCGGGCTGAAGAGCATGGTGATCTGGGCGCTGTCGGACAATGAAGGCGCGACGGAGTTTTACCGCGCCCTCGGCGGCCGCATGGTCGCTCGTTCGTCGGAGCGTTTCGGGCCGAAGTCGCTCGACAAGGTGGCGTTCGCCTGGACCAATTGA
- a CDS encoding putative DCC family thiol-disulfide oxidoreductase YuxK (product_source=COG3011; cog=COG3011; pfam=PF04134; transmembrane_helix_parts=Outside_1_9,TMhelix_10_27,Inside_28_136), translating to MTRPWPDDDVILYDGVCIFCSHWIRFVADRDVERRFRFTAIQSDYGSRLARAIGIDPSDPDTNAVIHDGIARFKSDGALTVLSLLPGWGWVRVLRAVPSVLRDPLYNLIAKNRYRIFGRSEVCMVPDKALRERVME from the coding sequence GTGACAAGGCCCTGGCCGGACGACGACGTGATCCTGTACGACGGGGTCTGCATTTTCTGCTCGCACTGGATCCGGTTCGTCGCCGACCGCGACGTCGAGCGCCGGTTCCGCTTCACCGCGATCCAGTCTGACTACGGAAGCCGCCTCGCCCGTGCCATCGGCATCGACCCCAGCGATCCCGACACCAACGCGGTGATCCACGACGGCATCGCACGCTTCAAATCCGATGGCGCGCTGACGGTGCTTTCGCTGCTGCCGGGCTGGGGATGGGTGCGCGTGCTGCGCGCGGTGCCTTCCGTGCTACGCGATCCCCTCTACAACCTCATCGCCAAAAACCGCTACCGGATTTTCGGGAGGAGCGAGGTGTGCATGGTGCCGGACAAGGCGTTGAGGGAACGGGTGATGGAGTAG
- a CDS encoding monoamine oxidase (product_source=KO:K00274; cath_funfam=3.50.50.60; cog=COG1231; ko=KO:K00274; pfam=PF01593; superfamily=51905), translated as MRAFPSEIDVAIIGAGAAGLGAARALEGSGLSVIVLEARDRIGGRAHTIMAAPGIPFDLGCGWLHSADKNSFVAIAKQLNFDVDKARPPWREQSYDNAFPKQDRSDFFQALDAFYDRAERAAENEPDAAASTCLEPGNRWNPMIDAISTYINGVELDRVSLHDMDAYEDTEINWRLPSGYGALISTYGAPCPIALGAEVTLIDHSGAGVKIETSRGTLSAAKVIVTVPTNLIAHENIRFHPALPRKVEAARGLPLGINNKVMLALDDGDNLPKDAGLRGAALRTGVGSFQIRPFGRPCIEGFFGGSFARELEDAGDGALAAQGIDEVVSLLGTDFRRKLTPLAESRWAHDPFAQGAYSAAKPGHAGARAMLAAPVDGRLFFAGEATSPHFFSTAHGARDSGERAATEVMAQSKREKV; from the coding sequence ATGAGAGCTTTCCCCTCCGAAATCGATGTTGCCATCATCGGCGCCGGTGCCGCCGGCCTCGGTGCCGCCCGTGCGCTGGAAGGTTCCGGCCTCTCGGTGATCGTGCTGGAAGCCCGCGACCGCATCGGCGGCCGCGCCCACACCATCATGGCCGCACCCGGCATTCCCTTCGACCTCGGCTGCGGCTGGCTGCATTCCGCCGACAAGAATTCCTTTGTCGCGATCGCGAAGCAACTGAATTTCGATGTCGACAAAGCCCGCCCGCCCTGGCGCGAGCAAAGTTACGACAACGCCTTTCCGAAACAGGATCGCTCCGATTTTTTCCAGGCGCTCGACGCCTTCTATGATCGCGCCGAACGGGCGGCGGAAAATGAGCCAGACGCTGCCGCCAGCACCTGTCTCGAGCCCGGCAATCGCTGGAATCCGATGATCGACGCCATCAGCACCTATATCAATGGCGTCGAACTCGACCGCGTCTCGCTGCACGACATGGACGCCTATGAGGACACCGAGATCAACTGGCGTCTGCCATCAGGCTATGGCGCGCTGATATCGACCTACGGCGCGCCGTGTCCGATCGCGCTCGGCGCGGAGGTGACGCTGATCGATCATTCCGGCGCAGGCGTGAAAATCGAGACTTCGCGCGGCACGCTGAGCGCCGCCAAAGTCATCGTCACCGTGCCGACCAACCTGATCGCACATGAAAACATCCGCTTTCATCCGGCCTTGCCGAGGAAAGTGGAAGCTGCCCGTGGCCTGCCGCTCGGCATCAACAACAAGGTGATGCTGGCGCTGGACGATGGCGACAACTTGCCGAAGGACGCTGGCCTGCGCGGTGCCGCCCTGCGCACCGGCGTTGGCAGCTTTCAGATCCGGCCGTTCGGTCGTCCCTGCATCGAAGGTTTTTTCGGCGGCAGCTTTGCCCGCGAACTCGAAGACGCCGGCGATGGCGCGCTCGCCGCGCAGGGCATCGACGAAGTGGTCTCGCTGCTCGGCACTGATTTTCGCCGGAAGCTAACCCCGCTCGCCGAATCGCGCTGGGCCCACGATCCGTTCGCGCAGGGCGCCTATTCCGCCGCCAAACCCGGTCACGCCGGCGCGCGAGCGATGCTCGCAGCACCGGTCGATGGCAGGCTGTTCTTCGCGGGCGAAGCCACCTCGCCGCACTTTTTCTCGACGGCCCATGGGGCGAGGGACAGCGGGGAGAGGGCGGCCACAGAAGTAATGGCCCAGAGCAAGCGCGAGAAAGTATAG